A segment of the Syntrophorhabdus sp. genome:
CAGGAGGAGGCCGAGGGCAGGCCCTTTACGGAGGTCTTCTCTCTGCGGGAGCACGACAACCACACTCAGGGCGACAATCCCGTCGGGGCCCTCCTCGGGAACACCGAGCCGGTCTCTCCCTCGACGCCCTCCATGCTTGTCGCCAGGGATGGAACGGAACGGCTCGTGGCCACAACAGCATCGCTCATCCGCGGTGAAGATACCGCGGTCATCGGCGCCGTGATAGTGTTTCGCGACATCACAGAACAGCACAGAATGGAGGCCGAGCTCCTCAAAGCCCGGAAGCTCGAGTCCATCGGCACCCTGGCTGGCGGCATCGCCCACGATTTCAACAACCTTCTCGCGGTCATCCTGGGCAACATATCCTTCGCGCGGATGCTCCTCGACGACGACCAGAAAGCGGTGAGGAGACTCGATGAGGCGGAGAAGGCAACGATCCGGGGCAAAGATCTTTCCTACCGGCTCCTGACCTTCGCCCGGGGCGGCGCGCCGGTGAAGAAGCTGACCATCCTCGACGACGTTATACGCGATGCCGCCGAACTCACCGTGAGCGGATCCACATCAAAATGCGTCTACAGCTTCCCCGAAGACCTCTACAGTGCCCAGGTCGACGAAGGACAGATCAGGCAGGTCATCCACAACCTTGTCATGAACGCCCGGGAATCCATGCCTGATGGGGGAACGATCAGGATAGCCGTCGAGAACGTGAACCTCCTTCAGCCTGAGGGGCCCCTGAACCCCGGCAGGTACATCCGTCTGACCGTTGAGGACACGGGGTGCGGCATCTCTCCCGAGGACCTCGAGCGAGTCTTCGACCCCTATTTCACGACCAAGGAGATGGGCAGCGAGAAGGGAATGGGCCTGGGTCTGGCGATCTGTTATTCCATTGTCAAGAACCATAACGGCTACATCTCCATCTCCTCCGAACAGGGGGTCGGGACAACGGTGTCCGTTTACATCGAGGCCTATGAAGGGGACGCGGAATCATGGCCTGTCCACACCGTAATGCACGAAGGAAAGGGGAGAAAGGTCCTTTACATGGATGACGAGGAACAGGTCCGGGACCTGGCAGGACAGATACTCCAGCACCTGGGATACGATGTCGAGTTTGCCCGGGACGGGGCCGAGGCGATAGAGCTCTTCAGGAACGGGATCACCTCGGGCACTCCCTATGACCTTGT
Coding sequences within it:
- a CDS encoding response regulator, which encodes LLEESEKRLLEANIDLRREIAVRSLAEKALAAEKERLAVTLRSIGDGVITVDTEGRVILINSSAETLTGFSQEEAEGRPFTEVFSLREHDNHTQGDNPVGALLGNTEPVSPSTPSMLVARDGTERLVATTASLIRGEDTAVIGAVIVFRDITEQHRMEAELLKARKLESIGTLAGGIAHDFNNLLAVILGNISFARMLLDDDQKAVRRLDEAEKATIRGKDLSYRLLTFARGGAPVKKLTILDDVIRDAAELTVSGSTSKCVYSFPEDLYSAQVDEGQIRQVIHNLVMNARESMPDGGTIRIAVENVNLLQPEGPLNPGRYIRLTVEDTGCGISPEDLERVFDPYFTTKEMGSEKGMGLGLAICYSIVKNHNGYISISSEQGVGTTVSVYIEAYEGDAESWPVHTVMHEGKGRKVLYMDDEEQVRDLAGQILQHLGYDVEFARDGAEAIELFRNGITSGTPYDLVVLDLTVPGGMGGREALENIRAINPMVKAVVSSGYVNDTIVQDYRKYGFSGVVAKPYSLEQFRKVIESVFNGK